Below is a window of Arabidopsis thaliana chromosome 2, partial sequence DNA.
GAGCCATCTGAGAAACGCACGCACAAATCTCGAAGGCGGAAATCGTTTGACGACAAGAAGATGTCGAATCATAAACAGCCTGTCTTGCAAGACAACCAGTATAAGAAAATTCATGTAGAAGATAATGAAACTGTCGAATCTTCAATGCTTGGGTATAATCTTGAAAACAGGACTCGGCAGAAACAACCTGTTAAGGCAAAGGAGCATGATGATGTACTCTCTGAGCTTATAACTATGAGTGAAGCTCGTCCGTTTTTACTGGGTTCACCTCGAAAGTATGCTGCAGGAGTAGTCACACaaaatggtttgtttattATGCTTTCTCCGCTTATGTCAGAACATATGCATTCACGTCATATTGTTCCTTACTTTGATGTTTTTCATGCAGAAAATGAAGCTGAGGTAAGTGGCAGCTCATCTCCTTCTGGCGGAGAATTTTTGAGCCCTTCTGCAGAAAACGGTGCCTCTAGGGAAATCCGAATTCAAGAGCATGATGATTCCTcagatttttctcaaaacatcACCAGTTCAGCTATGGAGATAGAAGAATTTGAGGCAGCTATTGAGCAAAAAGAGTCTGATCACATGGATGTGTCTGGTTCTGTTGCAAATGAACCGTCTAGTGATGAGGAGAATGAAGTTGAAGGAGACTCCAAGCCTTTGATATCGAATAATATGTCAGATTCTCTGGAACAGGAACAGTCAGGTGAGGAAGAAAGTGAGGTTAATGAAAACAATGTTGCAGAAGAATACTTCagtaatgaagaagaagatgaggtcAATGGACATACCGAGCCCTTGACATCAAAAAGTGAGTCTGGTTCATTTGCTGAAGAACAATCTAGTGAGGACGAAGATGGAAGTAATATTTATTCGGTTGCAAAAGACCATTCCAGTAATGAAGAGGATGTGGATAACGAAGAATCTGAGCCAATGACATCAAACAATGTGACTGGTGTTGTCAAAGAAGAACACTCAGCTAAAGAAGAGCATGGAGATCATGAAGAGACTGAGCCTTTGACGTCACTGAACATTTCCAAAGAAGAACCTTCATTAGAACACAGTGATAAAGACTCCTTGAAGATAACAGAGACTCGTAATACTTCAAATGGATCACCAGAACTAAAGCACTCTGCTTCTGTAGAATCTTTTGTAAGCATTAGCAGTGACATAGAGGGCGAAAGTCTTGTTGAAGTATTGAAGCAACAACTAGAGCATGGCAGGAAATCCCTAAGAGATTTGAATAAAGAATTcgaggaagaaagaaatgcCTCAGCCATTGCTACCAACCAAGCAATGGCGATGATTACGCGGTTGCAGGAGGAGAAAGCAGCTCTCCATATGGAAGCTTTACAATACCTGAGAATGATGGATGAGCAAGCAGAGCACGACATGGATGCACTTGAGAGAGCAAACGATGTCTTGGCTGATAGGGAGAAGGAGATACAAGATCTTGAGATGGAGTTAGAATATTATAGAGTAAAATATCCAGATGAGCCAAGAGAAGAAATTCTCGCTAGCATGGGGATTCTCGGTaatacagaagaaacaaatgtcACCTCACCAACTGATGAGACCAGCATTAAGGATTCAACAGACACCAAACT
It encodes the following:
- a CDS encoding lateral signaling target-like protein (Protein of unknown function, DUF593) (Protein of unknown function, DUF593; CONTAINS InterPro DOMAIN/s: Protein of unknown function DUF593 (InterPro:IPR007656); BEST Arabidopsis thaliana protein match is: Protein of unknown function, DUF593 (TAIR:AT1G08800.2); Has 30201 Blast hits to 17322 proteins in 780 species: Archae - 12; Bacteria - 1396; Metazoa - 17338; Fungi - 3422; Plants - 5037; Viruses - 0; Other Eukaryotes - 2996 (source: NCBI BLink).), which codes for MDSNLIFDQKVINGFAPVLTYAACEWFLILLMFIDALLSYLLVWFARYCRLQMPCFLCSKLLHPLHWRFLLCRNHRSEVSSYMSCQNHGNNLADCRGMCDDCLLSFTKMTGPNPDMNRLLLGKLGYDLLSRSHFAHPRSCSCCNKPWRTRHHTQRLIRLGSRGRNSSSKPNIPAPRHLTRRGSGGSLKKMRDHIATSGSEYVDVGSRDGMAHVGYTELKIHSDSESEFLFSDDDAFLHITDFNVEPSEKRTHKSRRRKSFDDKKMSNHKQPVLQDNQYKKIHVEDNETVESSMLGYNLENRTRQKQPVKAKEHDDVLSELITMSEARPFLLGSPRKYAAGVVTQNENEAEVSGSSSPSGGEFLSPSAENGASREIRIQEHDDSSDFSQNITSSAMEIEEFEAAIEQKESDHMDVSGSVANEPSSDEENEVEGDSKPLISNNMSDSLEQEQSGEEESEVNENNVAEEYFSNEEEDEVNGHTEPLTSKSESGSFAEEQSSEDEDGSNIYSVAKDHSSNEEDVDNEESEPMTSNNVTGVVKEEHSAKEEHGDHEETEPLTSLNISKEEPSLEHSDKDSLKITETRNTSNGSPELKHSASVESFVSISSDIEGESLVEVLKQQLEHGRKSLRDLNKEFEEERNASAIATNQAMAMITRLQEEKAALHMEALQYLRMMDEQAEHDMDALERANDVLADREKEIQDLEMELEYYRVKYPDEPREEILASMGILGNTEETNVTSPTDETSIKDSTDTKLTGSPSAEN